One genomic segment of Sminthopsis crassicaudata isolate SCR6 chromosome 4, ASM4859323v1, whole genome shotgun sequence includes these proteins:
- the DGKD gene encoding diacylglycerol kinase delta isoform X4: protein MLMKQTSSFQRWKRRYFKLRGRTLYYAKTAKSIIFDEVDLSDASVAESSTKNVNNSFTVITPCRKLILCADNRKEMEDWIAALKTVQNREHFESTQYSMDHFSGMHNWYACSHARPTYCNVCREALSGVTSHGLSCEVCKFKAHKRCAVRATNNCKWTTLASIGKDIREDEDGISMPHQWLEGNLPVSAKCTVCEKTCGSVLRLQDWRCLWCKAMVHTSCKDSLLAKCPLGLCKVSVIPPTALNSIDSDGFWKATCPPSCTSPLLVFVNSKSGDNQGVKFLRRFKQLLNPAQVFDLMNGGPHLGLRLFQKFDTFRILVCGGDGSVGWVLSEIDSLNLHKQCQLGVLPLGTGNDLARVLGWGSACDDDTQLPQILEKLERASTKMLDRWSIMVYETKLPRQASSSTVTEDFSEDSEVQQILFYEDSVAAHLSKILTSDQHSVVISSAKVLCETVKDFVARVGKAYEKAPESSEESEVMARKCSVLKEKLDSLLKTLNDESQASSSLPNPPPTIAEEMEDGDGSGGVCASIASACPARPQIFRPREQLMLRANSLKKAIRQIIEHAEKAVDEQNAQTQEQEGFLLGLPAAEESKVPKAEDKPPPQTPPGGNGGVSRGRSQRKVSKSPCEKLISKGSLSLGSSASLPPQTGNRDSLPMLNTKILYPNIRAGMSGSLPGGSVISRLLINADPFNTEPENLECYTEKCVMNNYFGIGLDAKISLDFNNKRDEHPEKCRSRTKNMMWYGVLGTKELLHRTYRNLEQKVLLECDGRPIPLPSLQGIAVLNIPSYAGGTNFWGGTKEDDTFTAPSFDDKVLEVVAVFGSMQMAVSRVINLQHHRIAQCRTVKIAILGEEGVPVQVDGEAWIQPPGYIQIVHKNRAQTLTRDRAFESTLKSWEDKQKCELSRPPSFSLHPEIMSEEESTQMHQFGQAAGALIHSIREIAQSCQDMEQELAHAVNASSKSLNRVYGKSKASEGLNCTFVLEMVNNIRALHNETELLLTGKMALQLEPPHKEQLAAALADMDLQLRRLADIPWLWQLMEPSDDENPATLDFSKRSRSGKFRLVTKFKKEKSGKNKELRAGSGLPAHLWGTEEVAAWLEHLSLCEYKEIFIGHDIRGPELLQLERRDLKDLGVTKVGHMKRILHGIRELSRSAPVAEA, encoded by the exons GTGATCACTCCGTGTCGCAAGCTCATCCTGTGCGCCGACAACAGGAAAGAGATGGAGGACTGGATCGCCGCCCTGAAGACCGTGCAGAACCGAGAGCACTTTGAG TCCACCCAGTACAGCATGGACCACTTCTCGGGCATGCACAACTGGTACGCCTGCTCCCACGCCAGGCCCACCTACTGCAACGTGTGCCGGGAGGCGCTGTCGGGGGTCACGTCCCACGGGCTCTCGTGTGAAG TGTGCAAGTTCAAAGCCCACAAGCGCTGCGCCGTCCGGGCCACCAACAACTGCAAGTGGACGACCCTGGCATCTATCGGGAAGGACATCCGGGAGGACGAGGACGGG ATCTCCATGCCCCACCAGTGGCTGGAAGGAAACCTCCCGGTGAGCGCCAAGTGCACGGTGTGCGAGAAGACGTGCGGCAGCGTGCTGCGGCTGCAGGACTGGCGCTGCCTCTGGTGCAAGGCCATG GTCCACACGTCATGCAAGGACTCGCTCCTGGCCAAGTGCCCCCTGGGCCTGTGCAAGGTGTCCGTCATCCCCCCAACCGCCCTCAACAGCATCGACTCGGACG GGTTCTGGAAGGCCACGTGCCCCCCGTCCTGCACCAGCCCCTTGCTGGTCTTTGTCAACTCCAAGAGCGGAGACAACCAGGGCGTGAAGTTCCTGCGCAGATTCAAGCAGCTGCTGAACCCGGCCCAGGTCTTCGACCTCATGAACGGAGGCCCCCACCTGGG ACTGCGGCTATTCCAGAAGTTCGACACTTTCCGGATCCTGGTGTGCGGCGGGGACGGCAGCGTGGGATGGGTCCTGTCCGAGATTGACAGCCTCAACCTTCACAAGCAG TGCCAGCTGGGAGTGCTGCCCCTCGGCACCGGGAACGACCTGGCCCGCGTGCTGGGCTGGGGCTCCGCCTGCGACGACGACACGCAGCTCCCCCAGATCCTGGAGAAGCTGGAGCGGGCCAGCACCAAGATGCTGGACCG GTGGAGCATCATGGTGTACGAGACCAAACTCCCCCGACAGGCGTCGTCCTCCACGGTGACGGAAGACTTCAGTGAGGACTCGGAG GTCCAGCAGATCCTCTTCTACGAAGACTCGGTGGCCGCGCACCTGTCCAAAATCTTGACTTCGGACCAGCATTCTGTGGTCATCTCCTCCGCCAA GGTGCTCTGTGAGACCGTGAAGGACTTTGTGGCGCGGGTGGGGAAGGCCTACGAGAAAGCCCCCGAGAGCTCCGAGGAGTCTGAGGTCATGGCCAGGAAG TGCTCTGTGCTCAAAGAGAAGCTGGACTCGCTCCTGAAGACGTTGAACGATGAGTCCCAGGCCTCCTCGTCGCTGCCCAACCCCCCTCCCACCATCGCGGAGGAGATGGAAGATGGCGACGGCTCTGGCGGCGTCTGCGCCTCCATCGCCTCAGCCTGCCCCGCGCGGCCCCAGATCTTCCGGCCTCGGGAGCAGCTCATGCTGAGAGCCAACAGCCTGAAGAAGGCGATCCGCCAGATCATAGAACACGCAGAAAAGG CTGTGGACGAGCAGAACGCCCAGACCCAGGAGCAGGAAGGGTTCCTGCTGGGGCTCCCCGCCGCCGAAGAAAGCAAGGTCCCCAAGGCAGAGGACAAGCCCCCCCCGCAGACCCCTCCTGGCGGCAACGGTGGCGTGTCCCGAGGGAGGAGCCAGCGCAAAG TGTCCAAATCCCCCTGCGAAAAGCTCATAAGCAAAGGAAGTTTGTCCCTGGGCAGCTCGGCGTCTCTTCCTCCCCAGACGGGAAACCGCGACAGCTTGCCCATGCTGAACACAAAGATCCTGTACCCAA ATATTCGGGCTGGGATGTCCGGTTCCTTACCTGGAGGTTCGGTCATCAGTCGTTTGCTCATCAACGCAGATCCCTTTAACACCGAACCAGAAAATTT AGAGTGCTACACGGAGAAGTGCGTCATGAACAACTACTTCGGGATCGGGCTCGATGCAAAGATCTCCCTGGATTTCAATAACAAGCGCGACGAGCACCCGGAGAAGTGCAG aagCCGTACTAAGAACATGATGTGGTACGGGGTCCTGGGGACAAAGGAACTGTTGCATCGGACCTACAGGAACTTAGAGCAGAAGGTCCTGCTGGAG TGTGATGGGCGCCCCATTCCACTGCCCAGCCTTCAGGGTATCGCTGTCCTCAACATCCCCAGCTATGCCGGCGGCACCAACTTCTGGGGAGGCACCAAGGAAGATGAC ACGTTCACAGCCCCCTCCTTCGACGACAAGGTGCTGGAGGTGGTGGCCGTCTTCGGCAGCATGCAGATGGCCGTCTCCCGCGTCATCAATCTGCAGCACCACCGCATCGCCCAG TGTCGCACGGTGAAAATCGCCATCCTGGGCGAGGAGGGCGTCCCCGTGCAGGTGGATGGAGAGGCCTGGATCCAGCCCCCCGGCTACATCCAGATTGTCCACAAGAACCGGGCGCAGACCCTAACCAGGGATCGG GCCTTTGAGAGCACCCTGAAATCCTGGGAAGACAAGCAGAAGTGTGAGCTGTCGCGCCCGCCCTCCTTCTCCCTGCACCCGGAGATCATGTCCGAGGAGGAGTCCACCCAGATGCACCAGTTCGGCCAGGCGGCGGGGGCTCTCATCCACAG cATCCGGGAAATAGCTCAGTCCTGCCAGGACATGGAGCAGGAGCTGGCCCACGCCGTCAACGCCAGCTCCAAATCCCTCAATCGGGTCTACGGGAAATCCAAGGCCAGCGAG GGGCTGAACTGCACGTTTGTCCTGGAGATGGTGAACAACATCCGCGCCCTCCATAACGAGACGGAGCTGCTGCTCACGGGGAAGATGGCCTTG CAGCTGGAGCCGCCCCACAAGGAGCAGCTCGCGGCGGCCCTGGCGGACATGGACCTGCAGCTGAGGAGGCTGGCCGACATTCCCTGGCTGTGGCAGCTCATGGAGCCCAGTGATGACGAG AATCCTGCCACGCTGGACTTCTCCAAACGCAGCCGCAGCGGCAAATTCCGCCTCGTGACCAAattcaaaaaggagaaaagcGGCAAGAACAAAGAGCTCCGCGCCGGCTCCGGCCTCCCTG CTCACCTCTGGGGCACGGAGGAGGTGGCCGCCTGGCTGGAGCACCTCAGCCTGTGTGAGTATAAAGAAATCTTCATCGGCCACGACATCCGGGGCCCTGAGCTGCTGCAGCTCGAGCGGAGGGATCTCAAG GACCTCGGGGTGACCAAGGTGGGCCACATGAAGAGGATCCTCCACGGAATCCGGGAGCTGAGCCGGAGCGCTCCCGTCGCCGAAGCTTAG
- the DGKD gene encoding diacylglycerol kinase delta isoform X1 — translation MLMKQTSSFQRWKRRYFKLRGRTLYYAKTAKSIIFDEVDLSDASVAESSTKNVNNSFTVITPCRKLILCADNRKEMEDWIAALKTVQNREHFESTQYSMDHFSGMHNWYACSHARPTYCNVCREALSGVTSHGLSCEVCKFKAHKRCAVRATNNCKWTTLASIGKDIREDEDGISMPHQWLEGNLPVSAKCTVCEKTCGSVLRLQDWRCLWCKAMVHTSCKDSLLAKCPLGLCKVSVIPPTALNSIDSDGFWKATCPPSCTSPLLVFVNSKSGDNQGVKFLRRFKQLLNPAQVFDLMNGGPHLGLRLFQKFDTFRILVCGGDGSVGWVLSEIDSLNLHKQCQLGVLPLGTGNDLARVLGWGSACDDDTQLPQILEKLERASTKMLDRWSIMVYETKLPRQASSSTVTEDFSEDSEVQQILFYEDSVAAHLSKILTSDQHSVVISSAKVLCETVKDFVARVGKAYEKAPESSEESEVMARKCSVLKEKLDSLLKTLNDESQASSSLPNPPPTIAEEMEDGDGSGGVCASIASACPARPQIFRPREQLMLRANSLKKAIRQIIEHAEKAVDEQNAQTQEQEGFLLGLPAAEESKVPKAEDKPPPQTPPGGNGGVSRGRSQRKVSKSPCEKLISKGSLSLGSSASLPPQTGNRDSLPMLNTKILYPNIRAGMSGSLPGGSVISRLLINADPFNTEPENLECYTEKCVMNNYFGIGLDAKISLDFNNKRDEHPEKCRSRTKNMMWYGVLGTKELLHRTYRNLEQKVLLECDGRPIPLPSLQGIAVLNIPSYAGGTNFWGGTKEDDTFTAPSFDDKVLEVVAVFGSMQMAVSRVINLQHHRIAQCRTVKIAILGEEGVPVQVDGEAWIQPPGYIQIVHKNRAQTLTRDRAFESTLKSWEDKQKCELSRPPSFSLHPEIMSEEESTQMHQFGQAAGALIHSIREIAQSCQDMEQELAHAVNASSKSLNRVYGKSKASEGLNCTFVLEMVNNIRALHNETELLLTGKMALQLEPPHKEQLAAALADMDLQLRRLADIPWLWQLMEPSDDENPATLDFSKRSRSGKFRLVTKFKKEKSGKNKELRAGSGLPGPRGDQGGPHEEDPPRNPGAEPERSRRRSLAGVLAACIRPSSTR, via the exons GTGATCACTCCGTGTCGCAAGCTCATCCTGTGCGCCGACAACAGGAAAGAGATGGAGGACTGGATCGCCGCCCTGAAGACCGTGCAGAACCGAGAGCACTTTGAG TCCACCCAGTACAGCATGGACCACTTCTCGGGCATGCACAACTGGTACGCCTGCTCCCACGCCAGGCCCACCTACTGCAACGTGTGCCGGGAGGCGCTGTCGGGGGTCACGTCCCACGGGCTCTCGTGTGAAG TGTGCAAGTTCAAAGCCCACAAGCGCTGCGCCGTCCGGGCCACCAACAACTGCAAGTGGACGACCCTGGCATCTATCGGGAAGGACATCCGGGAGGACGAGGACGGG ATCTCCATGCCCCACCAGTGGCTGGAAGGAAACCTCCCGGTGAGCGCCAAGTGCACGGTGTGCGAGAAGACGTGCGGCAGCGTGCTGCGGCTGCAGGACTGGCGCTGCCTCTGGTGCAAGGCCATG GTCCACACGTCATGCAAGGACTCGCTCCTGGCCAAGTGCCCCCTGGGCCTGTGCAAGGTGTCCGTCATCCCCCCAACCGCCCTCAACAGCATCGACTCGGACG GGTTCTGGAAGGCCACGTGCCCCCCGTCCTGCACCAGCCCCTTGCTGGTCTTTGTCAACTCCAAGAGCGGAGACAACCAGGGCGTGAAGTTCCTGCGCAGATTCAAGCAGCTGCTGAACCCGGCCCAGGTCTTCGACCTCATGAACGGAGGCCCCCACCTGGG ACTGCGGCTATTCCAGAAGTTCGACACTTTCCGGATCCTGGTGTGCGGCGGGGACGGCAGCGTGGGATGGGTCCTGTCCGAGATTGACAGCCTCAACCTTCACAAGCAG TGCCAGCTGGGAGTGCTGCCCCTCGGCACCGGGAACGACCTGGCCCGCGTGCTGGGCTGGGGCTCCGCCTGCGACGACGACACGCAGCTCCCCCAGATCCTGGAGAAGCTGGAGCGGGCCAGCACCAAGATGCTGGACCG GTGGAGCATCATGGTGTACGAGACCAAACTCCCCCGACAGGCGTCGTCCTCCACGGTGACGGAAGACTTCAGTGAGGACTCGGAG GTCCAGCAGATCCTCTTCTACGAAGACTCGGTGGCCGCGCACCTGTCCAAAATCTTGACTTCGGACCAGCATTCTGTGGTCATCTCCTCCGCCAA GGTGCTCTGTGAGACCGTGAAGGACTTTGTGGCGCGGGTGGGGAAGGCCTACGAGAAAGCCCCCGAGAGCTCCGAGGAGTCTGAGGTCATGGCCAGGAAG TGCTCTGTGCTCAAAGAGAAGCTGGACTCGCTCCTGAAGACGTTGAACGATGAGTCCCAGGCCTCCTCGTCGCTGCCCAACCCCCCTCCCACCATCGCGGAGGAGATGGAAGATGGCGACGGCTCTGGCGGCGTCTGCGCCTCCATCGCCTCAGCCTGCCCCGCGCGGCCCCAGATCTTCCGGCCTCGGGAGCAGCTCATGCTGAGAGCCAACAGCCTGAAGAAGGCGATCCGCCAGATCATAGAACACGCAGAAAAGG CTGTGGACGAGCAGAACGCCCAGACCCAGGAGCAGGAAGGGTTCCTGCTGGGGCTCCCCGCCGCCGAAGAAAGCAAGGTCCCCAAGGCAGAGGACAAGCCCCCCCCGCAGACCCCTCCTGGCGGCAACGGTGGCGTGTCCCGAGGGAGGAGCCAGCGCAAAG TGTCCAAATCCCCCTGCGAAAAGCTCATAAGCAAAGGAAGTTTGTCCCTGGGCAGCTCGGCGTCTCTTCCTCCCCAGACGGGAAACCGCGACAGCTTGCCCATGCTGAACACAAAGATCCTGTACCCAA ATATTCGGGCTGGGATGTCCGGTTCCTTACCTGGAGGTTCGGTCATCAGTCGTTTGCTCATCAACGCAGATCCCTTTAACACCGAACCAGAAAATTT AGAGTGCTACACGGAGAAGTGCGTCATGAACAACTACTTCGGGATCGGGCTCGATGCAAAGATCTCCCTGGATTTCAATAACAAGCGCGACGAGCACCCGGAGAAGTGCAG aagCCGTACTAAGAACATGATGTGGTACGGGGTCCTGGGGACAAAGGAACTGTTGCATCGGACCTACAGGAACTTAGAGCAGAAGGTCCTGCTGGAG TGTGATGGGCGCCCCATTCCACTGCCCAGCCTTCAGGGTATCGCTGTCCTCAACATCCCCAGCTATGCCGGCGGCACCAACTTCTGGGGAGGCACCAAGGAAGATGAC ACGTTCACAGCCCCCTCCTTCGACGACAAGGTGCTGGAGGTGGTGGCCGTCTTCGGCAGCATGCAGATGGCCGTCTCCCGCGTCATCAATCTGCAGCACCACCGCATCGCCCAG TGTCGCACGGTGAAAATCGCCATCCTGGGCGAGGAGGGCGTCCCCGTGCAGGTGGATGGAGAGGCCTGGATCCAGCCCCCCGGCTACATCCAGATTGTCCACAAGAACCGGGCGCAGACCCTAACCAGGGATCGG GCCTTTGAGAGCACCCTGAAATCCTGGGAAGACAAGCAGAAGTGTGAGCTGTCGCGCCCGCCCTCCTTCTCCCTGCACCCGGAGATCATGTCCGAGGAGGAGTCCACCCAGATGCACCAGTTCGGCCAGGCGGCGGGGGCTCTCATCCACAG cATCCGGGAAATAGCTCAGTCCTGCCAGGACATGGAGCAGGAGCTGGCCCACGCCGTCAACGCCAGCTCCAAATCCCTCAATCGGGTCTACGGGAAATCCAAGGCCAGCGAG GGGCTGAACTGCACGTTTGTCCTGGAGATGGTGAACAACATCCGCGCCCTCCATAACGAGACGGAGCTGCTGCTCACGGGGAAGATGGCCTTG CAGCTGGAGCCGCCCCACAAGGAGCAGCTCGCGGCGGCCCTGGCGGACATGGACCTGCAGCTGAGGAGGCTGGCCGACATTCCCTGGCTGTGGCAGCTCATGGAGCCCAGTGATGACGAG AATCCTGCCACGCTGGACTTCTCCAAACGCAGCCGCAGCGGCAAATTCCGCCTCGTGACCAAattcaaaaaggagaaaagcGGCAAGAACAAAGAGCTCCGCGCCGGCTCCGGCCTCCCTG GACCTCGGGGTGACCAAGGTGGGCCACATGAAGAGGATCCTCCACGGAATCCGGGAGCTGAGCCGGAGCGCTCCCGTCGCCGAAGCTTAGCCGGGGTCCTCGCCGCCTGCATCCGCCCCTCCTCCACCCGCTGA
- the DGKD gene encoding diacylglycerol kinase delta isoform X2, translating into MASGQRWMGGSQQVITPCRKLILCADNRKEMEDWIAALKTVQNREHFESTQYSMDHFSGMHNWYACSHARPTYCNVCREALSGVTSHGLSCEVCKFKAHKRCAVRATNNCKWTTLASIGKDIREDEDGISMPHQWLEGNLPVSAKCTVCEKTCGSVLRLQDWRCLWCKAMVHTSCKDSLLAKCPLGLCKVSVIPPTALNSIDSDGFWKATCPPSCTSPLLVFVNSKSGDNQGVKFLRRFKQLLNPAQVFDLMNGGPHLGLRLFQKFDTFRILVCGGDGSVGWVLSEIDSLNLHKQCQLGVLPLGTGNDLARVLGWGSACDDDTQLPQILEKLERASTKMLDRWSIMVYETKLPRQASSSTVTEDFSEDSEVQQILFYEDSVAAHLSKILTSDQHSVVISSAKVLCETVKDFVARVGKAYEKAPESSEESEVMARKCSVLKEKLDSLLKTLNDESQASSSLPNPPPTIAEEMEDGDGSGGVCASIASACPARPQIFRPREQLMLRANSLKKAIRQIIEHAEKAVDEQNAQTQEQEGFLLGLPAAEESKVPKAEDKPPPQTPPGGNGGVSRGRSQRKVSKSPCEKLISKGSLSLGSSASLPPQTGNRDSLPMLNTKILYPNIRAGMSGSLPGGSVISRLLINADPFNTEPENLECYTEKCVMNNYFGIGLDAKISLDFNNKRDEHPEKCRSRTKNMMWYGVLGTKELLHRTYRNLEQKVLLECDGRPIPLPSLQGIAVLNIPSYAGGTNFWGGTKEDDTFTAPSFDDKVLEVVAVFGSMQMAVSRVINLQHHRIAQCRTVKIAILGEEGVPVQVDGEAWIQPPGYIQIVHKNRAQTLTRDRAFESTLKSWEDKQKCELSRPPSFSLHPEIMSEEESTQMHQFGQAAGALIHSIREIAQSCQDMEQELAHAVNASSKSLNRVYGKSKASEGLNCTFVLEMVNNIRALHNETELLLTGKMALQLEPPHKEQLAAALADMDLQLRRLADIPWLWQLMEPSDDENPATLDFSKRSRSGKFRLVTKFKKEKSGKNKELRAGSGLPAHLWGTEEVAAWLEHLSLCEYKEIFIGHDIRGPELLQLERRDLKDLGVTKVGHMKRILHGIRELSRSAPVAEA; encoded by the exons GTGATCACTCCGTGTCGCAAGCTCATCCTGTGCGCCGACAACAGGAAAGAGATGGAGGACTGGATCGCCGCCCTGAAGACCGTGCAGAACCGAGAGCACTTTGAG TCCACCCAGTACAGCATGGACCACTTCTCGGGCATGCACAACTGGTACGCCTGCTCCCACGCCAGGCCCACCTACTGCAACGTGTGCCGGGAGGCGCTGTCGGGGGTCACGTCCCACGGGCTCTCGTGTGAAG TGTGCAAGTTCAAAGCCCACAAGCGCTGCGCCGTCCGGGCCACCAACAACTGCAAGTGGACGACCCTGGCATCTATCGGGAAGGACATCCGGGAGGACGAGGACGGG ATCTCCATGCCCCACCAGTGGCTGGAAGGAAACCTCCCGGTGAGCGCCAAGTGCACGGTGTGCGAGAAGACGTGCGGCAGCGTGCTGCGGCTGCAGGACTGGCGCTGCCTCTGGTGCAAGGCCATG GTCCACACGTCATGCAAGGACTCGCTCCTGGCCAAGTGCCCCCTGGGCCTGTGCAAGGTGTCCGTCATCCCCCCAACCGCCCTCAACAGCATCGACTCGGACG GGTTCTGGAAGGCCACGTGCCCCCCGTCCTGCACCAGCCCCTTGCTGGTCTTTGTCAACTCCAAGAGCGGAGACAACCAGGGCGTGAAGTTCCTGCGCAGATTCAAGCAGCTGCTGAACCCGGCCCAGGTCTTCGACCTCATGAACGGAGGCCCCCACCTGGG ACTGCGGCTATTCCAGAAGTTCGACACTTTCCGGATCCTGGTGTGCGGCGGGGACGGCAGCGTGGGATGGGTCCTGTCCGAGATTGACAGCCTCAACCTTCACAAGCAG TGCCAGCTGGGAGTGCTGCCCCTCGGCACCGGGAACGACCTGGCCCGCGTGCTGGGCTGGGGCTCCGCCTGCGACGACGACACGCAGCTCCCCCAGATCCTGGAGAAGCTGGAGCGGGCCAGCACCAAGATGCTGGACCG GTGGAGCATCATGGTGTACGAGACCAAACTCCCCCGACAGGCGTCGTCCTCCACGGTGACGGAAGACTTCAGTGAGGACTCGGAG GTCCAGCAGATCCTCTTCTACGAAGACTCGGTGGCCGCGCACCTGTCCAAAATCTTGACTTCGGACCAGCATTCTGTGGTCATCTCCTCCGCCAA GGTGCTCTGTGAGACCGTGAAGGACTTTGTGGCGCGGGTGGGGAAGGCCTACGAGAAAGCCCCCGAGAGCTCCGAGGAGTCTGAGGTCATGGCCAGGAAG TGCTCTGTGCTCAAAGAGAAGCTGGACTCGCTCCTGAAGACGTTGAACGATGAGTCCCAGGCCTCCTCGTCGCTGCCCAACCCCCCTCCCACCATCGCGGAGGAGATGGAAGATGGCGACGGCTCTGGCGGCGTCTGCGCCTCCATCGCCTCAGCCTGCCCCGCGCGGCCCCAGATCTTCCGGCCTCGGGAGCAGCTCATGCTGAGAGCCAACAGCCTGAAGAAGGCGATCCGCCAGATCATAGAACACGCAGAAAAGG CTGTGGACGAGCAGAACGCCCAGACCCAGGAGCAGGAAGGGTTCCTGCTGGGGCTCCCCGCCGCCGAAGAAAGCAAGGTCCCCAAGGCAGAGGACAAGCCCCCCCCGCAGACCCCTCCTGGCGGCAACGGTGGCGTGTCCCGAGGGAGGAGCCAGCGCAAAG TGTCCAAATCCCCCTGCGAAAAGCTCATAAGCAAAGGAAGTTTGTCCCTGGGCAGCTCGGCGTCTCTTCCTCCCCAGACGGGAAACCGCGACAGCTTGCCCATGCTGAACACAAAGATCCTGTACCCAA ATATTCGGGCTGGGATGTCCGGTTCCTTACCTGGAGGTTCGGTCATCAGTCGTTTGCTCATCAACGCAGATCCCTTTAACACCGAACCAGAAAATTT AGAGTGCTACACGGAGAAGTGCGTCATGAACAACTACTTCGGGATCGGGCTCGATGCAAAGATCTCCCTGGATTTCAATAACAAGCGCGACGAGCACCCGGAGAAGTGCAG aagCCGTACTAAGAACATGATGTGGTACGGGGTCCTGGGGACAAAGGAACTGTTGCATCGGACCTACAGGAACTTAGAGCAGAAGGTCCTGCTGGAG TGTGATGGGCGCCCCATTCCACTGCCCAGCCTTCAGGGTATCGCTGTCCTCAACATCCCCAGCTATGCCGGCGGCACCAACTTCTGGGGAGGCACCAAGGAAGATGAC ACGTTCACAGCCCCCTCCTTCGACGACAAGGTGCTGGAGGTGGTGGCCGTCTTCGGCAGCATGCAGATGGCCGTCTCCCGCGTCATCAATCTGCAGCACCACCGCATCGCCCAG TGTCGCACGGTGAAAATCGCCATCCTGGGCGAGGAGGGCGTCCCCGTGCAGGTGGATGGAGAGGCCTGGATCCAGCCCCCCGGCTACATCCAGATTGTCCACAAGAACCGGGCGCAGACCCTAACCAGGGATCGG GCCTTTGAGAGCACCCTGAAATCCTGGGAAGACAAGCAGAAGTGTGAGCTGTCGCGCCCGCCCTCCTTCTCCCTGCACCCGGAGATCATGTCCGAGGAGGAGTCCACCCAGATGCACCAGTTCGGCCAGGCGGCGGGGGCTCTCATCCACAG cATCCGGGAAATAGCTCAGTCCTGCCAGGACATGGAGCAGGAGCTGGCCCACGCCGTCAACGCCAGCTCCAAATCCCTCAATCGGGTCTACGGGAAATCCAAGGCCAGCGAG GGGCTGAACTGCACGTTTGTCCTGGAGATGGTGAACAACATCCGCGCCCTCCATAACGAGACGGAGCTGCTGCTCACGGGGAAGATGGCCTTG CAGCTGGAGCCGCCCCACAAGGAGCAGCTCGCGGCGGCCCTGGCGGACATGGACCTGCAGCTGAGGAGGCTGGCCGACATTCCCTGGCTGTGGCAGCTCATGGAGCCCAGTGATGACGAG AATCCTGCCACGCTGGACTTCTCCAAACGCAGCCGCAGCGGCAAATTCCGCCTCGTGACCAAattcaaaaaggagaaaagcGGCAAGAACAAAGAGCTCCGCGCCGGCTCCGGCCTCCCTG CTCACCTCTGGGGCACGGAGGAGGTGGCCGCCTGGCTGGAGCACCTCAGCCTGTGTGAGTATAAAGAAATCTTCATCGGCCACGACATCCGGGGCCCTGAGCTGCTGCAGCTCGAGCGGAGGGATCTCAAG GACCTCGGGGTGACCAAGGTGGGCCACATGAAGAGGATCCTCCACGGAATCCGGGAGCTGAGCCGGAGCGCTCCCGTCGCCGAAGCTTAG